The nucleotide sequence TTTATCAATTCGTtcgtttattcttttttcttgtcattttgatatcataaatgttttttaacaaaacatcaAAGGTGCAGTATGGTTGATCGATTATGTATtgtttattatcttatcaaaaagaaagaacttgTTTATAGAATAAATGTCCTTAACACAAAAGGGGACGAGACAAATAGTTCACTACATTATACAAAAGACAATACCATcagtagattaaaaaaaaaaaaaattgtacatagcACACAAAGAAAGCTCAACTACTACTATTTTCTTcaggttttcttctctttctttcgtttttatttttaaaagaaagctATGCTATTTTTGGTAAGCGGCATTACAGAAATGATCTGTCCTAATCGTCGTCTTTCTCGTGTTCAACATCTTTGTCATTTTCTGACCTGGGGGCGTTGCCTAGTGATCTGGTGATGTTGCGTTCCCGTAAAGCTTTTAGCTGCGTCGGGGACCACGCCTTCCATGGCTCGACAAGCTTGTCAACCGGCCTCACCAACTCgagaaatcttaacaaaatattgtgCGGGTAATAGGTCTCAAAGCCAACAAAGTATACACCATCCGGCCTAATGACGTATGAACACGTATGACCTCCGCACAACATCGATGTCATCGACAACGTCTTGATCTCAATTTCCGCTGTCCCTTGGCTCGACCGGAATTCGCAACGGTGGATCACCACGCCGGTTCCAAATGGCGGGACTTCGAAATCCCATGCAAATTCCGCGTGGGGAGTCGATATGTGCCACCGAAGGGATTTGCCAGACGACTTGCACCGGTAGAGAACCGATGGACGTTCCAAACCATACATTTCGTTCTTCATCACTAACGTGAAACCCACGTCTCCCACAATCGAATTCCCTTGGAATATGATACCTTGCAATACAAGGCACCATATTAGGGCTTTAATGGCAACACTATTTGCtcctctcatttttttctccattttttggTTACagaaagtttttttcttcttgttcttgttcttgttcttgttcttcttgttcttcttcttgttcttcttcttcttttgttctaaTAACTTTCTCCAACTCTAAATTAGGGCTTTATTAGCAACTCtaagttttttctcttcttcttcttcttcttccttttttctttcttgtattgGTTTCTTTTGATGACACTTAAAATTCTTTatggttttatatattatacaaaagaaaacgaaaaaagtTATCAAAGGAAATTAGTTTTGTAGCTACTAACGAGATAACCAATTTCAAAAATCAGTGTATATAGTCGGATGATAATAATAAGGTACCTAAGTTATCTCCAACAATGTAGTAATTAGTGATACCAATTGATTTGTTACagcaaacatttttaaaaagacaaCAACATTATTGTTGTAACTTCTAACAGTATTTCCCCATGATGTACATTTAGCTTGTGTTTGGTACTCAGTATTAGTTTTCCATTATACCATCCAACGTTAAGTACTGAAATAGTTATTAGGAGATATATAATCCAAAAACCTTCTTAAACATTGAAAATGACATTACCTAATAAAAATATCggtttatttaaaaacttgtaTCCAAAGTTTACGTTTAGCGCCGTTAAATATGTATTAGGAAAAATGGTTTGAGGTTTAATCATTCTTTATCCAAACTATATATGAACGATATAGCTAGATGTCTTAAATCTTTCACATAATCGATATTAAAACGTCTGGAGGTTGTGTTTACGTTGACATGTTGTAATAATGTAGTCTCTTTCAGACAGAtgcaatattattattattaactttttttttgtcggccaaTCTATCCATtagataattttaaaagttcacaAGTTTATGTAACATAGATCCAGAAAATCCAAGAGACAGTAAAAGTAGAATCCTTGATTGCGTCTTTTGCTAAAACATCGATCGGCCAAAATAGTGGCATTTTACCAATACACACTTCTGCGAACTTGAATATATCTTCTAAATGTCCTTGAGTATCCAAGTGTCCAGGAGGTGGATAATTTTTAGAAGCTATCTCCATATGTCGTAATGGATTGATGAATCTCCACAGAAAGTGACATTTTGATAATTAAGATGTAACACTTCATTTGGGTCAAATGATTCTGATCCTTTGAGACAGCAAactgtttatttctttttatgtaatttaattttcttgaatGATTAGTTTCTCcttttgataaatatatttcaattttattatttaaatttattttaagcAACTAAATTAAAGACTAATATTGATTGatatctataatttatttagtaaactgtttatttaaaacaaatcattaatatGTTTCATTATTTGTAAATACTGCATTATGACGAAATTTTAGAGATAAAATAGTGAAAgcttcataaaattttataaacatataaataatctAGCTACAGAATAATACCTAaactcatattttttaaaagattctaACATAATATGGAATCCTGGttttaaaattaagtaaatatctTGTTGCATCAATTATAAAAGTGTTACTTGTTTATGTGAAGGATCAAGCTTTAActgaataattaatttattaacagaaaaacagaaagatgaaattttttaaaactaaacataattttttaatatttttgcaattatacaaagttacaaactaAAATGTAAAGTGTAACAGAAAAGGGATTCAAATATTTCGAAACATTGTAcagtaaagaaaatattaacaaaattccttaaacataaaaataactcCACTGTATAATGTTCATCATGAAACCCCAATAATCCACATTCGTTTGACGTTTTAGCCTTATTATATATTGGCACTAATTAATCATTCTGAACCCCCTGAGCGACGTTGTTTTCCAGATCCCCCACCACGGCTGCGTCGTGGCCAGGCTTTCCACTTAGCTTCGATATATTTCCGCGGTATAAGCCTTGGATACCTCTCCTCAAAATCCCATTCTTTACCATCGAACAATATCCCTTCCGGTGTAACCACATGAACCGCACATGCCTTTTGAGAATTACACATCTCAGAATCAATGGCGGTCATACGGATATCGACATTTGCTGTACCTAGCACTGACCGAAATTGACAGCGATGAATCTCCTCCTCCAGTTTTTGTCCGCCTTCCAAGAGTACGTTTTGGGAGGAGCCAAATGATGGCCTTTTGGCTCGTCGCCATCCATAATCAAGACCACTGTTAATAGCTTGACAGTGGTAAACGATCTCTGGCCGTTTCAAGCCATGCATTCCATTAACTATCTTCAGCTCCGTTGTGACGAAATGTCCCCTATCCGCGTAGGAGACCACAGTGACGTGCAATAGAAGAAACCAGGCTAGGTTTGCTAGGAATTTATGAATGTTGAAAGTCATTCTTTTCGCTACCTTTCGATTTTTGGGACTCcgcttgtatttttttttttttgggggtgaAATGTTAAATGGGATTTGGATTGTTCTtcatatttagtttttaaaaacgttttgaAACTGAAATCTGTTGCACAGGCCATATAagtatttgttgttatttttctttttcagtggACATTTCGGTTTGATAGTCCATAAGAAAGTTAAAGTAACTGAATCGgtaatttgtaaaatttaaccATTTTTAGTCGGAAAACTGTTTTTAACACTTGATTAATTGTTCCAATGGCATGAAACATTTACGTATGGGTTTGCGCCAACTATATTACAATCtttttacgtttttattttgagttattttttttttgcgtctATATTTAGAGTTACATTAAcatgattattatttataacataagtttttcctattttttccataaaagtaaaactacaagaaaaaaaaaaagagtattactttttttttaattggactCCAAAAATTATGTGCATGGTCATtccaaaatctatattaacatttttgaatatatttggcaatatacacttttagttataataaattataagatTAATCTCTAGAAATTTCACAAAATCTAACTAAAATATGGCtataaaatcgaaaaaaaaatcaatttctaaaatatctttGTTAAATTGATTCCTATTTACCTAAATTAATATcggtttatttttatataatctttaCATTTAACATAGCattcctaaaatattttattatataaagtttggtttcaaagttactcattaacaaaatcatgacatgtgtcaattctaattttactaaaaaatttaaaaatatagaagatctAATCCTATGATAAAAAGTAAGTTTATACATAACTAACAACatgtcaacatatatatatatatatatatatattcaacaacTATAGAAGATTAAGTCAAATGAGCCAATGCCAAGGAACTATAATTATTGttctattcaaaaaaatattaaattttgtaacgCCCCAACCGCCACATCTCAGTGGGCCCACGTACACTTCCAGTTCATGAGCCCACCTatcttaatgggcctcatgtcctCCCAGTAGGctcgtgagcccatccatatccgatgaccggtttgctatgtcccgaaggttttaaagacttgttaccacctgcaaatcaccacatgatcttttttgtgttttgtcctcactcgcacagttccaacagacacttcccggaaggtcacctatCCTGATACTACTGCAGCTCAAGCAAGCTTAattctggagttctctcaggaccgttgactgaaaaaataagtgcactttggtgacataagtgaccaaatcaattcttttaaacctttccgcatGTGTCTGAAACCGGTGTGTCAcaaatctaaattctaattattaacctaatttgtttttgtatttatataataagatatacataACACTTGGTTTCAAAGTTAGTCATTACCATGATCGCGACACgtgtcaaaaaaatttagaaaaggaaaactatCAATTTTATTGtgtaaattgttaaattttgattacaaAGTTAGTTATTAAAGTTCATGACATATGTCAAGTTCAAGATTTGAGATGTTGAAACTTGTCAAATATGTCATTAACGTGATCATGacaaatgttattatataaatctttgtttcaaagttagccattaataTTATCAAGATATATGTCAAATTCAAAAGCAAAGCTAACACAATTTAAAAACGGTTCTAAATTAATACTAACAAACGAACCTTGGCAAGGTTATGGACTcaggagatagctaatcaatcaaATATGTTCAAGCAAACAATTAGTAACAATCCTTAGGCTTAGAACTCTTAAGTAAATCAATTCACTCCCATGATAAAAACTCTatgcaaatcaatcaatcatcaacaATTTTCTAAGGCAATCACAAGATGAGCATGCATTTTAATCAAGTCTAAATACCATTAAAATACCCTAATGATCAGTTTTcattggctaggaatgtaaagcttttgagaagtttgatTCGGAATTTCATTAAACATCTTTCAGGCATGAAATTCCTAATatctagattcaagcttgatcatGGCTATTTAGGATTAtaataactaaacaaaaaaggaagcatacaaataaaaacttaaacatCAAAGATCattcatctatctccctaatctactaagcccaaagttctaaaagaTCTAATCACTCATggttatgatcacacaaaggtagaggtttgatctttgtgaaatcatagtTAGAGATTGTAgaatagagattaaaagagaaatattgCTATTAAGAACTTAAAAGTAAACAAAGATCAAACAAGCTTAGATAAAAACCTTAAGAGAAGCTTAAGAactctaaaagttgcataaacaAAAGATAGATGTCTCTAGAATAGGTTTAGTGTACTTATATAGAAAGTTAGAAACAAATCGGGTTGACCCAAAGTAACATGGAAGAAAGCATCTCACATCAGGATAGCAAAGTCGATGCAAATGCTCGATGTATTTACGGATAAATTGGCATCTCCTGGACAATCCATATTAAAGAGCTTATGTCGATGCAAATACCCGTTGTTGAAATGaccaacccgtttttttaaatataataataataataataataataataataataataataaaaataataataataataataataatctagtgatctcatactcactaaccacctaaccacatttAGACCAAATCGCGGaaaccaaacattaaaccaatgaattaaataaccaaatgaATAATTCAATAGCatataaccaacaaaaccaataacataaaccaaatcATAGAACAATGAATCAGCAACCTAAACAACCGTTCTTGACCACTACATTCTATTCTAGCAACTTAACAACAGCATAGAACAAACaaccaagcctctagaacatcctccgcatcatcgccttgattccacgatcacctTTATCtatacctgcaccacaaacacaaattgagatgcatgagtattgtcataaacactctgTGAGgtaatcctctcatctactgagctatacacaaaaaaaaacagggaaGCAAGTATCAGCTGCTCcttggtatcgaccgacacccctcCTCGACCAGGAAACCCTAGTACCGACACTCGCCAAGTCCCCGTGCTGTCAACCCCTTAGTGTCAACTGACACCCACATGGGATCAATCGATGCCGACTCCGCAGACGCGATCTGCTCAAAGCCGAGAGTTAAAACACCGCTTCTCTCCATCTCCAAACCGTCCAAATCTCAACCAACAGCCACAGGAAGCCGTAGGAACCATGTAGCAACCATAGCAAGCAAGAAAAtaccacaaacaacataaaacaagcaaaacaaaggtaatttcaggcttagatcagttatcgtcatgcactcacctctttttcaAGAAGTTTTTCGACGAGTCCAACCCTTTAGAAAGCTCCCCCTTCATTCCTAATACCCAATCTCCATTCCACAGGAACAGATCTTACAAAACAAGccaaaaatctccaaaatatctcaagaacactctcttttctcctttctctttgttttctctcttgaACGACAAAAAGTGGCTTTCCTGAAACCCTTAAGTTGACTTCTCACTTATATACCCGGTTTGGGAGTCCACTTAAACTAAACCGCTCTAATTTGTCTGTTTAAAACAAACCGATCGAACAAGATATTGTTAGTGCCGATCGACATTCCccttggtgtcaatcgacacccacCTCCAAAATCGTCTAtcggttcgtggatgttacaaaTGTATTTGAGGATAAATTGATGTCTTCTGGACAATCCACATCAGCAAGCTTATGTCGATGCAAATGCTTAATGTGTCTTCTCGTCCTTCTCTTTTTACTCCTTCACcaattttcttgattcttttgtgACTCCAAAACTTGATCCaccttcttcatcctctttgtGCTCCAAAGCTCTCTAAATCCTTCACTTTCTTGCACATATCCATTCCAATACCTAAGGTCAACAACTTGATGAAAAATacaacctaaacaacctaaatgacAATGAATATGCATAAAACAAGAGAGAATCAAGCTCTAAAAACACACTACaagatattatttaaaataaaattttatattgtcttttgaatttactttttttattaagaatatttaagatcaatagttttttattattatttttgcaatattttaattttattatgttatagtagtttaagattatttattttagtttctattttgtatatctggaTTATCTAATCTAATACTTATATACTATcatgcttttattttattttaaatttaattttttatttttattctggTAAATtaactttcttttaattttgtttttattgggTTGCTCATAAACTCATTGTAATCATGTAGATATTTTCCCCCAATttcattcaaaatattttagtggTTAAAGAAAGTAtgtcacaaaataattttagtgGTTATAGGAACTATGTCAAAGTAAAAGTATATGgacattaaatatgtttaattttttcataGAGACATTTATAAGTGATAAAGGGCATAATctaacaattaaataatttgtgtgtaagaagatatttttagtgttaaaacatagagtaaaattgtatgtggatgctaataaaaagaaaatttaacgGATTATTTGcatgtaaaacattttttttgcataagTTGTgtaatgtttttgaaatttgggaataataatattcataatgaTGAATGTTTGACAAAAGTTTTGGTGGCTAATAATTTagatttagattattttaataattattatattaaatttaaaatagaaatttgtgtattaaagtaaaaatgaatataattgTTCTCTAACTAAAAATACTTATAATTATAGCTGCCAGAACCGGATAGAGATGAACGAGGTGAACTCCAAGCTGCATCATCAGAACCTAATAATTGGCTAGCACAATGGGTGGCACTTCATGGAGACCAACAAAGCGGTTGGTGTCGTCAGAAAGGAAGTCTTGAAGACATCCTTCGAGTATGTTGTCGGGCAACCGGATAACCAAGGCGCGGGTTCCGATGGAGAGAGCCAAAACATCAACATCACCGGGTTGAATTTTTCGAACAGCAACACCAACCTTATAAGTTGAAATACCGAAGGAGATTTCAATAATTATTCATCAAAAATACAAAGGGGAGTGAATGTATTGAATATTAACAAAGGGGCGTATGtacaaggt is from Camelina sativa cultivar DH55 chromosome 20, Cs, whole genome shotgun sequence and encodes:
- the LOC104772616 gene encoding uncharacterized protein LOC104772616, with the translated sequence MEKKMRGANSVAIKALIWCLVLQGIIFQGNSIVGDVGFTLVMKNEMYGLERPSVLYRCKSSGKSLRWHISTPHAEFAWDFEVPPFGTGVVIHRCEFRSSQGTAEIEIKTLSMTSMLCGGHTCSYVIRPDGVYFVGFETYYPHNILLRFLELVRPVDKLVEPWKAWSPTQLKALRERNITRSLGNAPRSENDKDVEHEKDDD